The Pyxidicoccus sp. MSG2 DNA segment GGACGCGGGCCTTGAGCCAGGCATCCACGGCGGGGACGTTCAGCTCCTCGCCGGGGCGGACGGCGCCGGACGGGTCGATGGGGGTGGTGGAAGGCATGGCGCGTTCTCTCCCTCAGGTCGTCGGTGCGGGGCCGGGGCGCGGGCGCATCCGGGCGGTGCTCTTGCGCATGACCCTGGCGTAGATGGCGCGCGGAAGGAAGCGCTTCATCAACCAGGCCCTGCGGCCCTCCGCATGGGACAGGACGTAGAACCGCCGCTTCTCCACCGCCTGGAAGACGTCGTTGGCCACGTCATCCGCGGTGATGGCCGAGCGCTCCAGCAGCCGCGCCATGGTGGCGCCCAGCCGCGGGTCCGTGGTGCGCAGCGAGTCGCCCAGGTTCGTCTTGAAGAACGACGGGCACACGACGCTGACGTCGATGTTCGCCTCCGCCAGCTCGTTGTGCAGCGTCTCCGACAGCGAGACGACGGCCGCCTTGGTGGCGTTGTAGCTGCTCATCATCGGCACATCGAGCAGGCCTGCCATGGAGGCCACGTTGACGAAGTGCCCGTGGCCCTGCCGCCGGAACACGGGCGTGAAGACCTTGCAGCCCCGCACCACGCCCAGCAGGTTGATGTCGATGATCCACCGCCAGTCGTCGATGGATACGTCCTCGATGGCGCCGGCCTGGGCGACACCCGCGTTGTTCACCACCACGTCCACGCCGCCCCAGCGGGCCTGGAGCGTCTCCGCGGCGGCGCGCAGGTCCTCCTCGCGCGTCACGTCGCAGCGCAGGAAGTGCCCGTCCGCGCCGAGGGCGGCCAGTGTCTCGGCGCCCCGGGCTTCGTGGAGGTCGGCGATGCAGACCTTCCACCCCGCGCGCGCGAAGCGCAGGGCAATGGACTTGCCGAGCCCGCTGGCGCCGCCGG contains these protein-coding regions:
- a CDS encoding SDR family oxidoreductase; the protein is MADQRIFITGGASGLGKSIALRFARAGWKVCIADLHEARGAETLAALGADGHFLRCDVTREEDLRAAAETLQARWGGVDVVVNNAGVAQAGAIEDVSIDDWRWIIDINLLGVVRGCKVFTPVFRRQGHGHFVNVASMAGLLDVPMMSSYNATKAAVVSLSETLHNELAEANIDVSVVCPSFFKTNLGDSLRTTDPRLGATMARLLERSAITADDVANDVFQAVEKRRFYVLSHAEGRRAWLMKRFLPRAIYARVMRKSTARMRPRPGPAPTT